A genomic window from Pecten maximus chromosome 2, xPecMax1.1, whole genome shotgun sequence includes:
- the LOC117341902 gene encoding uncharacterized protein LOC117341902 has protein sequence MFLDYLCYGLNLALRAGQEHRNERTGPNSQIKILKGESGRKYIQYNEDVSKYNSGGLHSRKMKAKCIRVYENTDMSNRCQVAILEKYLSLRWRNFKRHSSSVPGKNRTNAFSSETQDERQQAFVKLTSISLLLTPDLTSHIDEDTLQIFVMLVRSLEA, from the exons ATGTTCTTGGACTATCTATGTTATGGACTTAATTTAGCCTTGCGTGCTGGACAGGAACACAGAAATGAGAGAACAGGACCTAATTCCCAGATAAAAATTCTGAAAGGTGAAAGTGGAcgcaaatatatacaatacaatgaagACGTGTCCAAATACAATTCTGGAGGTTTACACAGCCGAAAAATGAAGGCCAAATGCATCAGGGTATATGAAAATACAGATATGTCGAATAGATGTCAAGTGGCTATTCTTGAGAAATATCTCAGTCTTCG ATGGAGAAATTTCAAACGACACTCATCCTCGGTCCCAGGTAAGAACCGCACTAACGCTTTTTCATCTGAGACACAGGACGAACGACAGCAAGCCTTCGTGAAATTAACTAGTATTTCACTGCTTTTGACCCCAGACCTGACCAGTCATATCGATGAAGACACCTTGCAGATATTCGTCATGTTG GTTAGATCCTTGGAGGCTTAG
- the LOC117320853 gene encoding membrane frizzled-related protein-like: MVALLLLFLSCVGTTNGFGKFSVSMEEKCGETVHVDVFGKHAGRLRPTRTTKYKPNMRCTVTFYTAESHRFVIVFRRLDVEFEPFCDDDYLQIHDGNTTSAPIIPGLPSKMCGEEKPKGDYVTSGSSMTVFFRSDSWYNDNGFDFIFTIFHTGTCVEGEMKCGNERCVSMYLECDGWNNCGDDSDECPISTLIVLAVVIGIVFVGIIVASTVLYLRRRQTTKSRKEKKEDKMLCIHDHIHHIIHSQAESNEDSTRKDDTLTRTSVGLPW; this comes from the exons ATGGTGGCTCTACTTCTCCTCTTCCTGTCTTGTGTCGGCACGACGAATGGATTCGGTAAAT TTTCTGTATCTATGGAGGAGAAATGTGGGGAGACTGTCCACGTGGACGTATTTGGGAAGCACGCTGGCCGCCTCCGTCCTACCCGTACCACTAAGTACAAACCAAACATGAGGTGTACAGTAACTTTCTACACAGCCGAATCACACCGCTTTGTCATCGTCTTCCGCCGCCTCGACGTCGAGTTTGAACCTTTCTGTGACGATGACTACCTGCAGATTCATGACGGAAACACAACGTCAGCGCCGATCATCCCAG GACTGCCATCGAAAATGTGTGGAGAAGAAAAACCAAAAGGGGATTACGTCACATCCGGTTCCAGTATGACTGTATTTTTCAGGAGTGACTCGTGGTACAATGATAATGGGTTCGATTTCATCTTCACCATCTTCCACACAG GTACCTGTGTTGAGGGTGAAATGAAGTGTGGTAACGAGCGGTGTGTGTCAATGTACCTAGAGTGTGACGGATGGAACAACTGTGGCGATGATTCCGACGAGTGTCCTATATCTACACTCATCGTCCTCGCCGTCGTCATCGGCATTGTCTTTGTTGGTATCATCGTTGCGTCTACCGTCCTCTACTTGCGGCGGAGACAAACGACAAAATCGAGGAAAGAGAAGAAAGAG GATAAGATGTTATGTATTCACGACCACATTCATCACATAATACACTCCCAGGCTGAAAGTAACGAGGACTCGACAAGGAAAGATGACACGCTGACACGGACATCAGTAGGACTACCGTGGTAG